Proteins encoded together in one Streptomyces umbrinus window:
- a CDS encoding SWIM zinc finger family protein — translation MTQQGVRWTADQVLALAPDAASRKAGSKLGAAGPWSEAGSTDEGTVWGLCRGSSSRPYQTVIDIADSTGPAYKCSCPSRKFPCKHALGLLLLWAGEDGTVPRGQVPDWAEEWTEARRKRADDKRAASAAGSPASGDPEAARRRAERRAEHITAGAAELEQRLADLLRSGLATAEQAGYGLWEETAARMVDAQASGLAARVRELGAIPSSGPGWPVRLLEECALLHLLDQGWLRRERLPGGLAATVRSRIGLTGPADGPPVRDHWLVLAQYDTSDSRLTTRRIWLHGAESARPVLLLSYGAAGRAPELALPVGLALDAEVSAYPGAGQPRAALGEQFTPPAPTAIRPPGVSVAQAAAKYGEALRDDPWLDSHPVTLGRVIPTPDGDTWQLADADGELALPLTPATRPGSGLWRLIALSGGTPVTVFGECGHRGFTPLTAWPEGPGEAVPLC, via the coding sequence ACTGGCGCCTGACGCAGCGTCACGCAAGGCGGGCAGCAAGCTCGGCGCGGCAGGGCCGTGGTCGGAGGCGGGCAGTACGGACGAGGGGACGGTGTGGGGACTGTGCAGGGGAAGCAGCAGCAGGCCGTATCAGACGGTGATCGACATCGCGGACTCCACCGGACCCGCGTACAAGTGCAGTTGCCCGAGCCGCAAGTTCCCGTGCAAGCACGCGCTGGGGCTGCTGCTGCTCTGGGCGGGCGAGGACGGCACGGTGCCGCGGGGGCAGGTGCCGGACTGGGCGGAGGAGTGGACAGAGGCGAGGAGGAAGCGCGCGGACGACAAACGGGCGGCGAGCGCGGCGGGTTCCCCGGCCTCGGGTGATCCGGAGGCCGCGCGGCGCAGGGCGGAGCGGCGGGCCGAGCACATCACCGCGGGGGCGGCGGAGTTGGAGCAGCGGCTGGCCGACCTGCTCCGGAGCGGCCTGGCCACGGCGGAGCAGGCGGGGTACGGGCTGTGGGAGGAGACGGCGGCCCGGATGGTCGACGCGCAGGCGTCCGGACTGGCGGCCCGCGTACGGGAGTTGGGGGCGATCCCGTCGTCTGGCCCTGGCTGGCCGGTACGGTTGCTGGAGGAGTGCGCGCTGCTCCATCTCCTCGACCAGGGCTGGCTGCGCCGCGAGCGGCTGCCGGGCGGCCTGGCCGCGACGGTCCGTTCACGGATCGGGCTCACCGGACCGGCGGACGGCCCACCGGTCCGCGACCACTGGCTGGTCCTGGCCCAGTACGACACGTCGGACAGCCGCCTCACCACCCGCCGCATCTGGCTGCACGGGGCGGAATCGGCGCGCCCGGTCCTGCTCCTGTCGTACGGGGCGGCCGGCCGCGCACCCGAACTGGCCCTGCCGGTCGGGCTGGCGCTCGATGCCGAGGTGTCCGCGTATCCGGGCGCGGGACAGCCAAGGGCTGCACTGGGCGAGCAGTTCACGCCTCCGGCGCCCACGGCGATCCGCCCGCCGGGGGTGAGCGTGGCGCAGGCGGCGGCCAAGTACGGCGAGGCGCTCCGGGACGATCCGTGGCTGGACTCCCACCCTGTGACACTCGGCCGCGTCATACCCACCCCCGACGGCGACACCTGGCAACTGGCCGACGCCGATGGCGAGCTGGCGCTCCCCCTCACCCCGGCGACCAGGCCCGGCTCGGGCCTGTGGCGTCTGATCGCCCTCTCCGGCGGCACACCGGTCACGGTCTTCGGAGAGTGCGGCCACCGCGGCTTCACGCCCCTCACGGCCTGGCCGGAGGGCCCGGGCGAGGCGGTGCCGCTGTGCTGA
- a CDS encoding DUF5691 domain-containing protein translates to MNRTPAPTDTASTDTASTDSASTDTSGGSHWEELVTAALLGTARRTPSGIPAGREAPTALLDAAAVETVRRRAGMRPGRAAARVEPAVEDPRPLLPPAAARRLAMLLADRPGTGGGSGGRRGSAPDLMELLPQWLTTANRRGFAPRPEALPALLDAARGRTDLRPAVLAFAGPRALWLARLNTDWRFALRSTPGGGAALPGPEEPDRIRELWEEGLFAERVALLSGIRARDAAAARDLLATTWATERAEDRLMFLDSLRTGLCAADEPFLERALADRSRNVRATAAELLSALPGSALAGRMAERAVSCVAVDHTQGTPTIAVEAPHECDPGMERDGVVPKAPAGRGERSWWLGQLVEAAPLGTWSRRLGGRTPAEIVALPVADDWQSELHAAWCRAAVRQRDPSWSRALLGTPAAPEAGGPGAVSLAERAKLLGTLGAAERADWVAGFIAVHGLSEAFQLLGVCTVPWSGPLGRAVVDALNIARDAGSYPWSFSGVMGLAERCLDPSEALHLETLTAIPDEPENAAPGAGSYWSESFQRLVTTLRLRAAMQRELEEE, encoded by the coding sequence ATGAACAGGACCCCCGCCCCCACCGACACGGCTTCCACCGACACGGCTTCCACCGACTCGGCCTCCACGGACACGTCCGGTGGGAGCCACTGGGAGGAGCTCGTGACCGCGGCGCTCCTGGGGACCGCGCGGCGTACGCCGTCGGGGATTCCGGCCGGCCGGGAGGCACCGACGGCACTGCTGGACGCGGCGGCCGTGGAGACCGTGCGGCGGCGGGCCGGGATGCGGCCGGGGCGGGCGGCGGCCCGGGTGGAGCCCGCAGTGGAGGACCCTCGTCCGCTGTTGCCGCCCGCGGCCGCACGCAGACTCGCGATGCTGCTCGCCGACCGGCCCGGGACGGGCGGCGGCAGTGGCGGCCGCAGAGGCTCGGCTCCCGATCTCATGGAGCTGCTCCCGCAGTGGCTCACCACGGCGAACCGGCGTGGGTTCGCGCCCCGCCCGGAGGCGCTGCCCGCGCTGCTTGACGCGGCCCGGGGGCGTACGGATCTGCGGCCGGCGGTGCTGGCGTTCGCGGGGCCGCGCGCGCTGTGGCTGGCCCGGCTGAACACGGACTGGCGGTTCGCGCTGCGCTCGACGCCGGGCGGCGGGGCGGCTCTGCCCGGGCCCGAGGAACCCGATCGCATACGGGAGTTGTGGGAGGAGGGCCTGTTCGCCGAGCGGGTCGCACTCCTCTCGGGGATACGGGCCAGGGACGCGGCGGCCGCGCGGGACCTGCTGGCCACGACGTGGGCGACGGAGCGGGCCGAGGACCGGCTGATGTTCCTCGACTCGTTGCGGACGGGACTGTGCGCGGCGGACGAGCCGTTCCTGGAGCGGGCGTTGGCCGACCGGAGCCGCAATGTGCGGGCCACGGCGGCGGAGTTGCTGTCCGCGCTGCCCGGTTCGGCGCTCGCCGGGCGGATGGCGGAGCGCGCGGTGTCCTGCGTGGCCGTCGACCACACACAGGGCACGCCGACGATAGCGGTCGAGGCTCCGCACGAGTGCGATCCGGGCATGGAGCGGGACGGAGTCGTTCCCAAGGCTCCGGCAGGGCGGGGTGAACGGTCCTGGTGGCTGGGCCAGTTGGTCGAGGCGGCACCGCTCGGCACGTGGTCGCGGCGGCTCGGGGGACGTACGCCGGCGGAGATCGTGGCGCTGCCCGTGGCGGACGACTGGCAGAGCGAGCTGCATGCCGCGTGGTGCCGGGCCGCTGTGCGCCAGCGCGACCCTTCCTGGTCCAGAGCGCTACTGGGAACTCCCGCCGCACCGGAGGCGGGCGGACCGGGTGCGGTGTCGCTCGCCGAACGGGCCAAGCTGCTCGGCACGCTGGGGGCCGCGGAGCGGGCCGACTGGGTGGCGGGATTCATAGCCGTGCACGGCCTGTCCGAGGCGTTCCAACTGCTCGGAGTGTGCACGGTGCCGTGGTCGGGGCCCTTGGGGCGGGCGGTCGTCGACGCCCTCAACATCGCGCGCGACGCGGGCAGTTATCCATGGAGCTTCAGCGGAGTCATGGGCCTGGCCGAACGCTGCCTGGACCCTTCGGAAGCCCTCCACCTCGAAACCCTCACCGCGATCCCCGACGAACCGGAGAACGCGGCCCCCGGCGCCGGCAGCTACTGGTCAGAATCCTTCCAACGCCTGGTCACAACCCTGCGCCTACGAGCAGCGATGCAGAGAGAACTCGAGGAGGAGTAG
- a CDS encoding cobalamin B12-binding domain-containing protein: MGVAAGPIRVVVAKPGLDGHDRGAKVIARALRDAGMEVIYTGLHQTPDQIVDTAIQEDADAIGLSILSGAHNTLFAAVIRLLKERDAEDIKVFGGGIIPEADIGPLKELGVAEIFTPGATTGSIVEWVRTNVR; this comes from the coding sequence ATGGGTGTGGCAGCCGGTCCGATCCGCGTGGTGGTGGCCAAGCCGGGGCTCGACGGCCACGACCGCGGGGCGAAGGTGATCGCGCGGGCGCTGCGGGACGCGGGTATGGAGGTCATCTACACCGGTCTTCACCAGACGCCCGACCAGATCGTCGACACGGCGATCCAGGAGGATGCCGACGCGATCGGGCTGTCGATCCTGTCCGGCGCGCACAACACGTTGTTCGCCGCGGTGATTCGGCTCCTGAAGGAGCGGGACGCGGAGGACATCAAGGTGTTCGGGGGCGGGATCATTCCGGAGGCGGACATCGGGCCGTTGAAGGAGCTGGGTGTGGCGGAGATCTTTACGCCTGGGGCGACTACCGGGTCGATTGTGGAGTGGGTTCGGACGAACGTGCGGTAG
- a CDS encoding esterase/lipase family protein: MKVTRAVSPLLPLCQRLLPGRLAGLSLTLLKATALEIVILAGHLLLYPTGITPERRPTPTPPGPPTDLTDAGTRTGTGDTPDTTRLPTPTRPPVVLLHGFIDNRSVFVMLRRSLAQHGRQQIESLNYSPLTCDIRTAAELLGRHIEEICERTGRHEVDIVGHSLGGLIARYYVQCLGGDVRVRTLVTLGTPHSGTRVVPLMNAHPIVRQMRPGSGVLDELCQPAPHCRTRFVSFWSDLDQLMDPLETACIEHPDLLVQNVRVSGIGHLALPVHPAVAAGIRQALDSEETEARPAAAHATAQADGLTVA, encoded by the coding sequence ATGAAGGTCACCAGGGCAGTGTCGCCCCTTCTTCCACTCTGCCAGCGCCTGCTTCCCGGCAGACTGGCCGGACTCTCACTGACCCTCCTGAAGGCGACCGCCCTGGAGATCGTGATCCTCGCGGGCCACCTCCTCCTCTATCCCACCGGCATCACCCCGGAGCGCCGCCCGACCCCGACTCCACCCGGGCCGCCGACGGACCTCACGGACGCAGGCACACGTACGGGCACCGGCGACACTCCCGACACCACCCGGCTCCCCACCCCCACCAGGCCGCCGGTCGTCCTGCTGCACGGCTTCATCGACAACCGCTCCGTCTTCGTGATGCTGCGCCGCTCACTGGCCCAGCACGGCAGGCAGCAGATCGAGTCGCTCAACTACTCCCCGCTGACCTGCGACATACGGACCGCCGCAGAGCTGCTCGGCCGGCACATCGAGGAGATCTGCGAGCGCACCGGCCGTCACGAGGTGGACATCGTCGGGCACAGCCTCGGCGGACTGATAGCGCGCTACTACGTGCAGTGCCTGGGCGGTGACGTCCGCGTCCGGACCCTCGTCACACTGGGCACGCCGCACTCGGGCACGCGGGTCGTCCCGCTGATGAACGCGCACCCGATCGTCCGCCAGATGCGCCCCGGTTCCGGCGTGCTCGACGAACTGTGCCAGCCGGCGCCGCACTGCCGGACGCGGTTCGTGAGCTTCTGGAGCGACCTCGACCAGTTGATGGACCCGCTGGAGACCGCGTGCATCGAGCACCCGGACCTGCTCGTCCAAAACGTGCGGGTGAGCGGAATCGGGCATCTCGCCCTCCCGGTGCACCCGGCCGTCGCGGCCGGCATCCGGCAGGCCCTGGACTCCGAGGAGACGGAGGCCCGCCCGGCCGCCGCCCACGCCACCGCCCAGGCCGACGGTCTGACGGTGGCGTGA
- a CDS encoding M23 family metallopeptidase, translating into MNDRHPSGTATPPAPAPEAASAHYASYGEQGVQYGDFTTYDGYSATGFDANAAGIYGATGSYDTTGAYATTTFDTDPLFGDLPGNGGGNDGSGAGTGSYDATQWATGSHQTLNYDPYAAQHHAAFETGSYDTSGVWSDSGYQQLGEIPTQAAGPEGTGQWDANAWRQADPVDPTQQWTAPTFETGTYDATAWNSDGGDQNQQNQTQVQPQIHHQAQAEHESYPTTDQHTSAVPHTSYDHHEAYDRHESYDQQATNAFEQVPYEEQVTAEGEFTPSDDADADSGTDGHSHTHDEPASFDDVEESTSVATAAPAGRSASRAAGRSAPRSRRRTPPKRSALLTVAVPSACVMGVAGIAAASVTGGSSSNDDVQTTTAAAPDASAVKPAAANNQLDTQLENLSADADDFADRASRTQERIDLKAQQAADKQKAAAEAARKERLRPKFALPVAQHGLSAYYGQAGINWMSVHTGIDFPVSYGTTVMAATDGTVRTQWNSAYGNMVIVTAKDGTETWYCHLSTYKVASGAVVKAGDPIAYSGNSGNSTGPHLHFEVRPGGGSAIDPLPWLRSHGLDPS; encoded by the coding sequence GTGAACGACCGTCACCCGTCGGGGACCGCAACTCCCCCGGCTCCGGCTCCCGAGGCCGCCTCGGCGCATTACGCGTCCTATGGCGAACAGGGCGTCCAGTACGGCGACTTCACCACGTACGACGGCTACTCCGCCACCGGTTTTGATGCCAACGCCGCCGGTATATACGGCGCGACGGGCAGCTACGACACGACGGGCGCCTACGCGACGACGACCTTCGACACCGACCCCCTGTTCGGCGACCTCCCCGGCAACGGCGGCGGTAACGACGGCAGCGGCGCGGGCACAGGTTCGTACGACGCCACCCAGTGGGCCACCGGCAGTCATCAGACGCTGAACTACGACCCGTACGCGGCCCAGCACCACGCCGCGTTCGAGACCGGCAGCTATGACACGAGCGGCGTCTGGTCGGACTCCGGTTACCAGCAGCTCGGCGAGATCCCGACGCAGGCCGCGGGCCCCGAAGGCACCGGCCAGTGGGACGCGAACGCCTGGCGCCAGGCCGATCCGGTCGACCCCACCCAGCAGTGGACCGCGCCGACCTTCGAGACCGGCACGTACGACGCGACGGCCTGGAACTCGGACGGCGGCGACCAGAACCAGCAGAACCAGACTCAGGTCCAGCCCCAGATCCACCATCAGGCGCAGGCCGAGCACGAGTCGTATCCGACGACCGACCAGCACACGTCGGCCGTCCCGCACACGTCGTACGACCACCACGAGGCCTACGACCGGCACGAGTCGTACGACCAGCAGGCCACCAACGCGTTCGAGCAGGTCCCGTACGAAGAACAGGTCACCGCGGAAGGCGAGTTCACCCCCTCCGACGACGCCGACGCGGACTCCGGTACCGATGGCCACAGCCACACCCACGACGAACCCGCGTCCTTCGACGACGTCGAGGAATCCACCTCCGTCGCCACCGCCGCCCCGGCCGGCCGCTCCGCGTCACGTGCGGCCGGCCGTTCCGCGCCCCGTTCCCGCCGCCGCACCCCGCCGAAGCGTTCCGCTCTGCTGACGGTCGCCGTGCCCTCGGCGTGTGTGATGGGCGTCGCCGGAATCGCCGCCGCGTCCGTGACCGGCGGGAGCAGCAGCAACGACGACGTGCAGACGACGACGGCCGCCGCGCCCGACGCGAGCGCCGTGAAGCCGGCGGCAGCGAACAACCAGCTGGACACCCAGCTCGAGAACCTCTCGGCTGACGCGGACGACTTCGCCGACCGTGCGAGCCGTACGCAGGAACGTATCGACTTGAAGGCCCAGCAAGCCGCCGACAAGCAGAAGGCGGCGGCGGAGGCGGCCCGCAAGGAGCGACTGCGGCCGAAGTTCGCGCTGCCGGTCGCGCAGCACGGGCTCAGCGCCTACTACGGACAGGCCGGCATCAACTGGATGTCCGTCCACACCGGCATCGACTTCCCCGTCTCGTACGGCACGACGGTGATGGCCGCGACCGACGGGACCGTCCGGACGCAGTGGAACAGCGCGTACGGGAACATGGTCATCGTGACGGCCAAGGACGGTACGGAGACGTGGTACTGCCACCTCTCCACGTACAAGGTCGCCTCGGGGGCCGTGGTGAAGGCCGGGGACCCGATCGCGTACTCCGGGAACTCCGGGAACTCGACCGGTCCGCACCTTCACTTCGAGGTGCGGCCGGGTGGTGGCTCGGCTATCGACCCGCTGCCGTGGTTGCGCAGCCACGGGCTGGATCCCTCCTGA
- the pcrA gene encoding DNA helicase PcrA: protein MSSLFDDSFLADLKPSRAHEEEPPPPPEDEASESEPVPDDLFGGRFDVPPSRDGYYRDGAPRPHVDPAALLDGLNENQRAAVVHHGSPLLIVAGAGSGKTRVLTHRIAHLLGERKVHPGQILAITFTNKAAGEMKERVEQLVGPRANAMWVMTFHSACVRILRRESKQLGFTSSFSIYDAADSKRLMALVCRDLDLDPKRFPPKSFSAKISNLKNELIDEEDFAAQAADGFEKTLAQAYAMYQSRLREANALDFDDLIMTTVNLLRAFPDVAEHYRRRFRHVLVDEYQDTNHAQYALVRELVGTSEHPVDVPPSEHDLPPAELCVVGDADQSIYAFRGATIRNILQFEEDYPNATTILLEQNYRSTQTILTAANAVIERNESRRPKNLWTNAGAGAQITGYVADTEHDEAQFVADEIDRLTDAGDAKAGDVAVFYRTNAQSRVFEEVFIRVGLPYKVVGGVRFYERKEVRDVLAYLRVLANPEDSVPLRRILNVPKRGIGDRAEAMIDALSQREKISFAQALRRVDEAYGMASRSTNAVKRFNTLMEDLRTIVESGAGPATVLEAVLERTGYLAELQASTDPQDETRIENLQELAAVALEFEQEAGEGEAPGGLSAFLERVALVADSDQIPDEEEDGSGVITLMTLHTAKGLEFPVVFLTGMEDGVFPHMRSLGQTKELEEERRLAYVGITRARERLYLTRSSMRSAWGQPSYNPPSRFLEEIPETHLEWKRTGSLGPVSSGPVSGVAASLSSSRSRSAASGASGFATRRGAADKPVVSLAVGDRVTHDQFGLGTVVGVKGTGANAEATVDFGEEKPKRLLLRYAPVEKL from the coding sequence ATGAGCAGCCTCTTTGATGACAGCTTCCTGGCGGACCTCAAGCCCTCGCGGGCCCACGAGGAGGAGCCCCCGCCGCCGCCCGAGGACGAGGCGTCGGAGTCGGAGCCCGTTCCGGACGATTTGTTCGGCGGCCGCTTCGACGTGCCGCCGAGCCGGGACGGCTACTACCGCGACGGCGCGCCCAGGCCGCACGTGGACCCGGCCGCGCTCCTGGACGGGCTGAACGAGAACCAGCGCGCGGCGGTGGTCCACCACGGCTCGCCGCTGCTCATCGTGGCCGGCGCGGGTTCCGGCAAGACCCGTGTGCTCACGCACCGGATCGCCCACCTGCTGGGCGAGCGCAAGGTGCACCCGGGCCAGATCCTCGCGATCACCTTCACGAACAAGGCCGCGGGCGAGATGAAGGAGCGCGTCGAGCAGCTCGTCGGCCCCCGGGCCAACGCGATGTGGGTGATGACCTTCCACAGCGCGTGCGTCCGGATCCTGCGGCGCGAGTCGAAGCAGCTCGGCTTCACCTCTTCCTTCTCGATCTACGACGCCGCCGACAGCAAGCGCCTCATGGCCCTGGTCTGCCGTGACCTGGACCTCGACCCCAAGCGCTTCCCGCCCAAGTCGTTCAGCGCCAAGATCTCGAACCTGAAGAACGAGCTGATCGACGAGGAGGACTTCGCCGCCCAGGCCGCCGACGGCTTCGAGAAGACGCTCGCCCAGGCCTACGCGATGTACCAGTCACGCCTGCGCGAGGCGAACGCGCTGGACTTCGACGACCTGATCATGACGACGGTCAACCTCCTGCGCGCTTTCCCGGACGTTGCCGAGCACTACCGCCGCCGCTTCCGGCACGTCCTGGTCGACGAGTACCAGGACACGAACCACGCGCAGTACGCACTCGTGCGCGAACTCGTCGGCACCTCCGAGCACCCGGTCGACGTACCGCCGAGCGAGCACGACCTCCCGCCGGCCGAGCTGTGCGTGGTGGGTGACGCCGACCAGTCGATCTACGCCTTCCGCGGCGCGACCATCCGCAACATCCTCCAGTTCGAGGAGGACTACCCGAACGCGACGACGATCTTGCTGGAGCAGAACTACCGCTCGACGCAGACGATCCTCACCGCCGCCAACGCGGTCATCGAGCGCAACGAGTCGCGCCGCCCCAAGAACCTGTGGACCAACGCGGGCGCGGGCGCCCAGATCACCGGCTATGTCGCCGACACCGAGCACGACGAGGCCCAGTTCGTCGCCGACGAGATCGACCGCCTCACGGACGCGGGCGACGCGAAGGCGGGCGACGTCGCGGTCTTCTACCGTACGAACGCGCAGTCCCGTGTCTTCGAAGAGGTCTTCATCCGCGTCGGCCTGCCCTACAAGGTCGTCGGCGGCGTCCGCTTCTACGAGCGCAAGGAGGTCCGCGACGTCCTCGCGTACCTGCGGGTGCTCGCGAACCCCGAGGACTCCGTACCGCTGCGCCGCATTCTCAACGTCCCCAAGCGCGGCATCGGCGACCGCGCCGAGGCGATGATCGACGCGCTCTCCCAGCGCGAGAAGATCAGCTTCGCGCAGGCGCTGCGCCGCGTCGACGAGGCGTACGGCATGGCGTCCCGCTCGACGAACGCCGTCAAGAGGTTCAACACGCTGATGGAGGACCTCCGCACGATCGTCGAGTCGGGCGCAGGACCGGCGACGGTCCTGGAGGCGGTTCTCGAACGGACCGGCTACCTCGCCGAGTTGCAGGCCTCGACCGACCCGCAGGACGAGACCCGCATCGAGAACCTCCAGGAACTGGCCGCCGTGGCCCTGGAGTTCGAGCAGGAGGCCGGCGAGGGCGAGGCACCGGGCGGGCTCTCCGCCTTCCTGGAGCGGGTCGCGCTCGTCGCCGACTCCGACCAGATCCCGGACGAGGAGGAGGACGGGTCCGGCGTGATAACGCTGATGACCCTCCACACCGCCAAGGGTCTCGAATTCCCCGTGGTGTTCCTGACCGGCATGGAGGACGGCGTCTTCCCGCACATGCGCTCGCTCGGGCAGACCAAGGAGCTGGAGGAGGAGCGCCGGCTCGCGTACGTCGGCATCACGCGCGCGAGGGAGCGGCTGTATCTCACCCGCTCGTCGATGCGCAGCGCCTGGGGCCAGCCCTCGTACAACCCGCCGTCGCGTTTCCTGGAGGAGATCCCGGAGACGCATCTGGAGTGGAAGCGCACGGGCTCCCTGGGGCCGGTGTCCTCCGGCCCGGTCTCCGGCGTTGCCGCCTCCCTGTCCTCCTCGCGCTCCCGCTCGGCCGCCTCGGGCGCGTCCGGCTTCGCCACACGACGCGGCGCCGCGGACAAGCCGGTGGTGTCACTCGCCGTCGGCGACCGCGTCACCCACGACCAGTTCGGCCTCGGCACGGTCGTCGGCGTGAAGGGCACGGGCGCGAACGCGGAGGCGACGGTCGACTTCGGCGAGGAGAAGCCGAAGCGGTTGCTGCTGCGGTACGCACCGGTGGAGAAGCTGTAG